Proteins found in one Bacillus thermozeamaize genomic segment:
- a CDS encoding Veg protein, with protein MANPALMEIKRVLDAHLGEKVMIRANGGRKRTIERSGVLEETYPSVFTIRLDQESNSPKRVSYSYADVLTETVELTICRDNDEYVRIQYKQVKQ; from the coding sequence GTGGCCAATCCTGCCTTGATGGAGATTAAACGGGTATTGGATGCTCATCTTGGCGAAAAAGTGATGATCCGTGCCAATGGCGGCCGGAAGCGGACGATTGAACGGAGCGGCGTGCTGGAAGAAACCTATCCTTCCGTGTTCACCATCCGGCTGGATCAGGAAAGCAACTCACCGAAGCGCGTCTCTTACAGTTATGCGGATGTATTGACGGAAACGGTGGAGCTTACGATCTGCAGAGACAACGACGAATACGTGCGGATTCAATATAAACAGGTGAAACAATAA